A DNA window from Chromatiales bacterium contains the following coding sequences:
- a CDS encoding Na+/H+ antiporter subunit E encodes MREKILIIVLLFIFWLALSGHFEYLIVLLGAVSAVIVTYLSARMRLGGIGEHRLLFYLKLTIYIIWLTWKIILANVQVAYRILHPRLPVEPQYLQIKLAGDTPLFHLIHANSITLTPGTISVDIKDGIIHVHALSNANIGDLLKGEIADKILWLQGKRNG; translated from the coding sequence ATGCGCGAGAAGATTTTAATTATCGTATTACTATTTATCTTTTGGCTGGCGCTTTCTGGCCACTTTGAATATTTAATTGTGTTGCTTGGTGCCGTTTCAGCAGTAATCGTTACATATTTATCGGCGCGTATGCGATTGGGAGGAATCGGCGAACACCGACTGTTGTTTTACCTCAAGCTAACGATTTATATTATCTGGTTGACATGGAAGATCATCCTAGCGAATGTGCAAGTCGCTTATAGGATACTGCATCCACGCTTACCTGTAGAACCCCAGTATCTTCAAATAAAACTTGCCGGCGATACACCGCTGTTCCATTTAATACACGCAAACTCTATTACGCTTACGCCTGGTACGATCAGTGTAGATATAAAAGACGGCATCATTCATGTGCATGCGCTGAGTAATGCAAACATTGGTGATCTACTAAAAGGGGAAATTGCCGATAAGATATTATGGCTGCAAGGAAAACGCAATGGCTGA
- the ppc gene encoding phosphoenolpyruvate carboxylase: MTFLASDDRYLRARVKLLGKILGDIIKESSNERTFNTIETLRKGFISLSSKRNDKKAQDIIALINALQPDMAFTIIRAFSTYFNLANIAEEISEYKNVHHRISSTGAMGLGSGTPIAVLSSFKDAGVKAADVQKLFNKLEYIPVFTAHPTEATRRTIMQLQKRIFETAKQMEKRPHSIEERAEREYWAQKLRNDIRILWETDEVRLSKPSVALEVSNGLYYYKTSLFDTIPKVYRMLEAAVAEVYPNEEIIIPSFINFGSWIGGDRDGNPYVTPSVTKHTVQLQSVMILEHYIDCVEHLIGVLTHSINMVNLSENFILNQRKDKEDGIVEKAYQDTGYNFAKEPYRCKLSIVLYRLRCKLRLIKAQQVHANDREYAYQHEYELLDDLRSMYESLSYHGDRIVADAELKDLIRLVETFGFYLARLDIRDESKQHTGAVAEIAKQWGCSDYSSMNATQKADYLSEKIGSDVALEIDQSRLSEDTKRILQVFECMVQAQEEISPKVIGNYVVSMTHNASDVLEVVLLAKINGLVGQKADGTRYCNISVSPLFETIDDLARTKDILEDLFGNPVYNKLLQSSGGLQEVMLGYSDSCKDGGILASKWQLYQAQKSIIGLMIKYRVTCRLFHGRGGTIGRGGGPTYEAITSQPPGTVNGQIKITEQGEVLSYKYSKREAAVYHLSTAIAGLIKASQHLAISHSFDLSFKPRDEQTYLEIMAKLSDSGERYYRQLIDHTDGILDYFYEATPVVEIGQMNIGSRPSHRRSTDRSRQSIRAIPWVFGWSLSRHTLPAWFGIGSALEDFVNEHADNMRKLQKLYSEWPFFHSLMENMQMALSKANMSIAEQYAGLCVDQESAMRILKIIKTEYYKTVDYVLQVSGCDKLLAHQSSLMLSIQRREPYIQPINYLQIMLLKKYRQIQQTNGSSDDENQYMELVLRSMSAIASGMRNTG, translated from the coding sequence ATGACATTTTTAGCATCCGACGATCGTTATCTCCGTGCCCGAGTTAAGTTACTGGGCAAAATACTAGGCGATATTATCAAAGAAAGTAGCAATGAGCGTACATTCAATACTATTGAAACACTACGCAAGGGCTTCATAAGTCTGAGCAGCAAGCGTAACGATAAGAAAGCCCAAGACATTATTGCACTAATCAATGCGCTACAACCGGATATGGCGTTCACGATTATACGAGCTTTCTCTACTTATTTTAATCTGGCAAATATCGCTGAGGAGATTAGCGAATATAAAAATGTTCATCATCGGATCTCGTCTACTGGAGCAATGGGTTTGGGTAGCGGCACGCCTATTGCAGTGTTGTCGTCGTTTAAGGATGCTGGCGTAAAAGCCGCCGATGTGCAGAAACTTTTCAATAAACTCGAGTATATACCGGTGTTCACTGCGCATCCGACCGAAGCAACCCGACGCACGATTATGCAGCTGCAAAAGCGTATTTTCGAAACTGCGAAGCAAATGGAAAAGCGCCCCCACAGCATAGAGGAAAGAGCAGAGAGAGAATACTGGGCACAGAAGCTACGCAACGATATACGGATATTATGGGAGACCGACGAGGTGCGTTTGAGCAAGCCAAGTGTTGCATTAGAGGTTAGCAACGGGCTTTATTACTATAAGACATCATTATTCGACACCATTCCTAAAGTATATCGTATGCTAGAAGCGGCAGTTGCTGAAGTTTATCCCAACGAGGAAATTATAATTCCCAGCTTTATTAATTTTGGCTCATGGATCGGTGGTGATAGGGATGGCAATCCATATGTAACACCGTCGGTGACTAAGCACACCGTACAATTACAATCTGTGATGATACTCGAGCACTATATTGATTGTGTTGAGCACCTGATAGGTGTGTTAACACATTCAATTAATATGGTGAATTTATCGGAGAATTTTATACTCAACCAACGCAAAGATAAAGAAGATGGTATCGTCGAAAAAGCGTACCAAGATACCGGCTATAATTTCGCCAAAGAACCATACAGATGTAAATTATCTATTGTGCTTTATCGTTTACGGTGTAAATTGCGCTTAATAAAAGCACAGCAGGTGCATGCTAATGACCGTGAATATGCCTATCAACACGAATACGAACTGCTTGACGACCTGAGATCTATGTATGAATCTTTGTCTTACCACGGTGATCGTATTGTTGCCGATGCCGAATTAAAAGATTTGATACGCTTAGTTGAAACTTTTGGCTTTTATCTGGCACGATTGGATATAAGAGATGAGTCTAAACAGCATACTGGAGCAGTCGCGGAGATTGCCAAACAATGGGGGTGTTCCGATTACTCGTCAATGAATGCCACCCAAAAAGCCGATTATTTGAGTGAAAAAATTGGCAGTGATGTCGCCCTAGAAATAGATCAGAGTCGCTTGAGTGAGGATACCAAGCGTATTTTGCAAGTCTTTGAATGTATGGTGCAAGCACAAGAAGAAATCAGCCCTAAAGTTATCGGCAACTATGTCGTGTCTATGACGCATAACGCCAGTGATGTATTAGAGGTTGTTTTGTTGGCAAAAATTAATGGTTTAGTTGGACAAAAAGCGGATGGCACACGATATTGCAATATCAGTGTTTCACCGTTATTTGAAACCATAGACGATTTAGCCCGCACTAAAGACATACTCGAAGATCTATTCGGTAATCCGGTCTACAATAAACTTTTGCAGTCTTCTGGTGGCTTACAAGAAGTCATGCTGGGCTATTCCGACTCGTGCAAAGACGGTGGCATACTGGCATCTAAATGGCAGTTGTATCAAGCGCAAAAGAGCATTATCGGATTGATGATTAAATACCGAGTTACCTGTCGCTTGTTCCACGGGCGCGGTGGAACTATAGGGCGCGGCGGCGGGCCTACTTATGAGGCAATTACATCACAGCCGCCGGGCACCGTGAACGGTCAAATTAAAATTACTGAACAAGGCGAAGTATTGTCGTATAAGTATAGTAAAAGAGAGGCTGCCGTTTATCACTTATCTACTGCGATTGCCGGGTTAATCAAGGCAAGTCAGCATTTGGCTATATCGCATTCTTTTGATCTGTCGTTCAAACCCAGAGATGAGCAAACCTATTTAGAAATTATGGCTAAGCTATCCGACAGCGGCGAACGTTATTATCGCCAACTGATAGACCATACCGACGGTATATTGGATTACTTCTACGAAGCAACTCCGGTGGTTGAAATCGGTCAAATGAATATAGGTTCTCGGCCGTCACATCGTCGTAGCACCGATCGTTCTCGCCAATCTATACGCGCAATACCTTGGGTGTTTGGCTGGTCTTTGTCTCGTCATACTCTACCGGCGTGGTTTGGCATCGGCAGTGCACTTGAGGATTTCGTAAACGAGCACGCCGACAATATGCGCAAGCTACAGAAACTTTACAGCGAGTGGCCTTTTTTCCATAGCTTAATGGAAAATATGCAAATGGCATTATCTAAAGCAAACATGAGTATTGCCGAGCAATACGCCGGTTTATGCGTTGACCAAGAAAGTGCGATGCGGATACTCAAAATTATTAAAACTGAGTATTACAAGACCGTTGATTATGTACTACAGGTCAGTGGTTGCGATAAGTTATTGGCACATCAGAGTTCTCTGATGCTTTCAATACAAAGGCGAGAACCTTATATACAGCCGATTAATTATTTGCAGATCATGCTACTGAAAAAATACCGACAAATTCAACAAACGAATGGCTCATCTGATGATGAAAATCAGTATATGGAACTTGTATTGCGTTCGATGAGTGCAATCGCATCTGGGATGCGCAACACTGGTTGA
- a CDS encoding aspartate 1-decarboxylase, which yields MELTFLQSKLHRACVTGTEVNYDGSCAIDSDLMAAAGIREYQQIEIYNLRNGDRLTTYAISAAADSQTIELNGAAAYRGIVGDRIIICTYVQLCEAEAKKHKPTLVYLDKHNRIVKINSASMRPQLSALAD from the coding sequence ATGGAACTGACTTTCTTGCAAAGCAAATTACATCGCGCCTGTGTCACTGGAACTGAAGTTAACTACGACGGTTCGTGCGCAATAGATTCCGATTTGATGGCTGCCGCTGGCATCCGCGAATATCAGCAAATAGAGATTTATAACTTGCGCAATGGAGACCGCCTGACAACTTATGCGATCAGCGCCGCTGCCGACAGCCAGACTATAGAGTTAAACGGCGCAGCTGCTTATCGCGGCATAGTCGGCGATCGGATTATCATCTGCACTTATGTGCAACTCTGCGAAGCCGAGGCTAAAAAGCATAAACCTACATTAGTCTATTTAGATAAACACAACCGGATTGTCAAAATCAATTCCGCTAGCATGCGCCCGCAGTTATCGGCGCTCGCCGATTAA
- the ileS gene encoding isoleucine--tRNA ligase: MGDYKDTLNLPKTDFPMRASLAQREPQILAYWESIGLYDLVRSERRGRKQFILHDGPPYANGSIHIGHAVNKILKDIIVKSRLMQGLDVPYIPGWDCHGLPIEQQVEKKYGKAKTAEDPAHFREQCRKYASSQIEKQKRDFIRLGVLGDWQNPYLSMDFQTEANILRTLGALLVKGYLQQGHKPVHWCLECASSLAEAEVEYGDKVSTAVDVAFSVQNKDDLNSRLTPEIDSATSVVIWTTTPWTLPANQAVALHPNLDYAVVNNGEQNYIIAAELVGQCCARYGWQKTTTLDIVKGKHLEKLMLKHPLYDYDVPVVMGDHVTLEAGTGCVHIAPAHGVDDYLLGQRYGLGHQTPLQSNAVFSEAAGFLAGCHLRKSGTPIVEQLAKKRNLLHSCDYEHSYPHCWRHKTPIIFRATPQWFIAMKKNDLLDRASAACDTVHWTPNWGQDRIKGMLRARPDWCVSRQRYWGVPIALFVHKENGTVHPRSAEFIEQIAQQIEHCGIEAWFESDHKELLGDDADDYRKINDVLDVWFDSGTTHACILDVREELARPADLYLEGSDQHRGWFQSSLLSSVAYNGNAPYLGVLTHGFVVDERGQKMSKSRGNVIAPQDVIKQYGADILRLWVAATDFSGEMNISDEILKRIVDAYRRIRNTARFLLANLYDFNPEQDQIEPSAMLALDRWAVATAAKLQREIQNDYRNYTFHHLYHRLHNFCNIQMGSFYLDIIKDRLYTIHPQAAARRSAQTAIYHIVQALARWMAPILSFTAEEICKSLPGEKRQTIFLAEWYDALFDLSDNEMLSMEQWNQILEIRDTVNKQIENLRKTGTIGSSLDAELKLYCDENGLHLLKQLAAELKFLFIVSNAEAYPLAQAPGDAVQATEHLSILISPSGQAKCARCWQRCADLKESNYGAICERCLLNINHQGEQRIYL; this comes from the coding sequence ATGGGAGACTACAAAGACACCTTAAATCTCCCTAAAACAGATTTTCCGATGCGTGCCAGCTTGGCACAGCGTGAGCCGCAAATATTGGCTTATTGGGAGTCTATAGGGCTGTATGACTTAGTTCGTTCGGAGCGACGCGGACGCAAGCAATTTATTCTGCACGACGGGCCTCCTTATGCAAACGGCAGTATACATATCGGACACGCAGTAAACAAAATACTCAAAGACATTATCGTTAAAAGCCGCCTGATGCAGGGATTGGATGTGCCCTATATTCCGGGTTGGGATTGCCACGGCTTGCCTATAGAACAACAAGTGGAGAAAAAATACGGCAAAGCTAAAACCGCCGAAGATCCAGCGCATTTTAGAGAACAGTGCCGGAAGTATGCAAGTAGCCAAATTGAAAAGCAAAAGCGTGATTTTATTCGTTTAGGCGTGTTGGGTGATTGGCAGAATCCGTATCTGAGTATGGATTTTCAGACCGAAGCGAACATACTACGAACGCTGGGTGCATTATTAGTCAAAGGCTATCTGCAGCAAGGACATAAACCGGTACATTGGTGCTTAGAATGCGCCTCATCACTTGCCGAAGCGGAAGTTGAATATGGCGACAAAGTGTCTACCGCGGTAGATGTTGCATTTAGTGTACAGAACAAAGACGACTTAAACAGCAGATTAACACCGGAAATAGACTCTGCGACTAGTGTAGTGATTTGGACTACTACGCCGTGGACTTTGCCAGCCAACCAAGCCGTGGCACTACACCCGAATCTAGATTATGCAGTGGTAAACAACGGTGAGCAAAACTATATCATCGCTGCAGAGCTCGTCGGGCAGTGCTGTGCAAGATACGGGTGGCAAAAAACGACTACGCTTGATATTGTTAAAGGCAAGCATTTAGAAAAACTTATGCTCAAGCATCCGCTGTACGATTATGATGTGCCGGTCGTCATGGGTGACCATGTAACCTTAGAGGCTGGTACCGGCTGCGTGCATATCGCCCCGGCACACGGTGTTGATGACTATTTATTAGGTCAACGCTATGGGCTTGGACATCAAACACCGTTGCAAAGCAATGCAGTGTTTTCCGAAGCTGCAGGATTTCTAGCTGGCTGCCATCTACGCAAATCTGGTACGCCAATTGTTGAGCAGCTTGCCAAGAAACGAAATTTACTGCATAGCTGCGATTATGAACATAGCTATCCTCACTGTTGGCGTCACAAAACCCCGATTATTTTTAGAGCAACACCGCAGTGGTTCATAGCCATGAAAAAGAATGATTTATTGGACCGAGCATCAGCCGCCTGTGATACAGTGCATTGGACTCCCAACTGGGGGCAAGACCGCATTAAGGGCATGTTGCGTGCGCGCCCAGATTGGTGTGTGTCTCGCCAACGTTATTGGGGCGTACCCATTGCATTATTCGTGCATAAAGAAAACGGCACGGTGCATCCGCGTAGTGCCGAGTTTATAGAGCAGATAGCACAGCAGATAGAGCATTGCGGCATAGAAGCGTGGTTTGAATCAGATCATAAAGAGCTGTTGGGAGATGACGCCGATGATTACCGAAAAATCAACGATGTATTGGATGTGTGGTTTGATTCAGGAACTACACACGCCTGTATATTAGATGTACGAGAAGAACTAGCAAGACCCGCCGACCTCTACTTAGAGGGTTCGGATCAACACCGCGGTTGGTTTCAGTCATCATTACTGAGCTCAGTTGCATACAATGGCAACGCACCCTACCTTGGTGTTTTAACACACGGCTTCGTTGTCGACGAGCGCGGTCAGAAAATGTCCAAGTCTAGAGGTAATGTAATCGCCCCACAAGATGTGATTAAACAATACGGTGCTGATATCTTAAGGTTGTGGGTTGCGGCGACCGACTTCAGTGGCGAGATGAACATCTCCGATGAGATTTTGAAACGCATCGTAGACGCCTATCGCCGAATACGCAATACCGCTCGCTTTTTGTTGGCTAATCTATACGATTTTAATCCTGAGCAGGACCAGATAGAACCCAGTGCTATGCTGGCACTGGATAGATGGGCGGTTGCAACAGCCGCAAAACTACAGCGTGAAATACAAAACGATTACCGCAATTATACTTTCCACCACCTGTACCATAGGCTACACAATTTTTGCAATATACAAATGGGTAGCTTTTATTTGGATATCATAAAAGATCGCCTCTACACTATTCATCCGCAGGCCGCGGCCAGACGTTCCGCACAAACGGCAATCTACCATATCGTGCAAGCATTGGCACGATGGATGGCACCGATTTTAAGTTTTACTGCCGAAGAGATATGCAAATCCTTGCCCGGAGAGAAACGACAAACCATTTTTTTAGCCGAATGGTACGATGCGTTGTTTGATTTATCGGACAATGAAATGCTGAGTATGGAGCAGTGGAATCAAATACTAGAAATTCGCGATACCGTGAATAAACAGATAGAGAACTTACGAAAAACCGGCACCATAGGCTCCTCTCTGGATGCCGAATTAAAGCTCTATTGTGATGAAAATGGTTTGCACTTGCTCAAACAACTGGCAGCTGAACTTAAATTTCTGTTCATTGTTTCAAACGCCGAAGCGTATCCGTTGGCACAAGCCCCCGGCGATGCTGTGCAAGCAACCGAGCATCTCAGTATTTTAATATCACCGAGTGGACAAGCAAAATGTGCTAGATGTTGGCAACGATGTGCAGATCTTAAAGAATCAAACTACGGTGCAATCTGCGAGCGATGTTTGCTAAACATCAATCATCAAGGCGAACAACGTATTTATTTATAG
- the ribF gene encoding bifunctional riboflavin kinase/FAD synthetase, with protein sequence MRLLHSLDSLDNFNHPCVATIGAFDALHIGHQRVIQQTKAIAKQYKLPSAVIMFEPLPGEFFATNDTPPKRIYPLRKRIELVKSLDVDYLVCLRFSAALANWTAADFVQRVILKGLCTRHLVVGDDFCFGKNREGDYNTLCDYGNRYGFEVSCTPEVTVDDKRISSTRIRLLLLAGEIDKANRLLGRPYSVAGRVGQGDRLATQLGYPTANLTFGKRQPPLQGVYAVSVKIQNAELIGVANAGVRPTVGATQYRIETHIFDFSKELYGQRLTVYPRYYLRAEQRYNDTAQLKDAICKDVSAAKSLLGKQ encoded by the coding sequence ATGCGATTGTTGCATAGTCTAGACAGTCTGGATAATTTTAATCACCCATGTGTGGCAACCATAGGTGCTTTTGACGCATTGCATATAGGCCACCAAAGGGTTATACAACAGACTAAAGCGATAGCAAAACAGTATAAACTACCGTCGGCTGTGATTATGTTTGAACCTTTGCCCGGCGAGTTCTTTGCCACCAATGATACTCCTCCTAAACGGATTTACCCTTTGCGTAAACGTATAGAGTTAGTGAAAAGTTTAGATGTTGACTATCTAGTATGCTTGCGTTTTAGTGCGGCTTTGGCGAACTGGACGGCAGCGGATTTCGTGCAACGCGTTATATTAAAAGGGCTATGCACTCGGCATTTAGTCGTGGGAGATGATTTTTGTTTCGGCAAAAATAGAGAAGGAGATTATAATACGCTGTGTGATTATGGCAACCGCTACGGCTTTGAGGTGAGTTGCACGCCTGAGGTGACGGTCGACGATAAGCGCATTAGTAGTACGCGCATACGGCTATTGTTGCTCGCCGGTGAGATTGACAAAGCTAATCGCTTGCTAGGAAGACCTTACAGCGTTGCCGGGCGGGTTGGACAAGGCGATCGGTTGGCAACGCAATTGGGTTATCCTACCGCTAATTTAACTTTTGGGAAACGACAACCTCCTTTGCAAGGGGTTTATGCGGTTTCGGTAAAAATACAAAATGCCGAGCTAATAGGAGTTGCTAACGCTGGCGTGCGCCCGACTGTAGGGGCAACACAATACCGAATAGAAACTCATATTTTTGATTTTTCAAAAGAGTTATATGGACAACGGTTAACCGTTTATCCGCGATATTATCTCAGAGCAGAACAACGATACAATGATACAGCACAACTGAAGGATGCGATATGCAAAGATGTAAGCGCAGCAAAATCGCTGTTAGGAAAACAATAA
- the gmhB gene encoding D-glycero-beta-D-manno-heptose 1,7-bisphosphate 7-phosphatase, translated as MKLILLDRDGVINHDSPDYVKTPDEWLPIEGSIEAIAQLYKAGWRIFVVSNQSVIGRQLATVEALAKIHEKMQKLLISNGGQIDGLFFCPHHPDDDCRCRKPKTGLFEDLAKRMNISLKKVPYVGDTMNDLKAAKKIGAQAILVRSGQGATTEANSKLPKSVLVFDNLADVANHLRKQS; from the coding sequence GTGAAATTAATTCTGCTCGATCGCGACGGCGTCATTAACCATGACTCGCCGGACTATGTCAAAACACCAGACGAATGGCTACCCATAGAAGGCAGCATAGAGGCTATTGCTCAGCTATATAAAGCCGGCTGGCGTATTTTTGTAGTGTCCAATCAATCAGTTATCGGGCGCCAACTGGCTACGGTCGAGGCGCTGGCTAAGATACACGAAAAAATGCAAAAGCTTTTAATATCCAACGGCGGGCAGATAGATGGATTGTTTTTTTGCCCTCATCATCCAGATGATGATTGTCGCTGCCGAAAACCTAAAACCGGGCTTTTTGAAGATCTCGCAAAGCGAATGAATATCAGCCTAAAGAAAGTACCTTATGTCGGCGACACGATGAATGACTTAAAAGCAGCAAAGAAGATCGGCGCGCAAGCGATTTTGGTGCGTAGCGGACAAGGCGCTACAACCGAAGCTAATTCAAAACTACCTAAAAGCGTACTGGTCTTTGATAATTTAGCCGATGTCGCTAATCATCTTAGGAAACAATCATAA
- the glyQ gene encoding glycine--tRNA ligase subunit alpha: MTIKSNTIQNMLLYLQHYWAEQGCAVLQAYDLPMGAGTFHPATFLRVLGPQPWRCAYVQPCRRPSDGRYGDNPNRLQHYYQFQVVLKPSPSDIQQLYLDSLTALGIDTERDDIRFVEDNWASPTLRAWGLGWEVWLNGMEIGQFTYFQQVGGIECKPVAGEITYGVERLAMSLQQVDNTFSLCWSDQVDPPLYYRDLFHQNETQQSAYNFDQANVAELKQQFDEKERACLDLLDKGLTLPAYDQVVMASHIFNLLDARRAVSVTERQRYILKVGKLAQRIAKHISISEHNDD; this comes from the coding sequence ATGACAATAAAATCAAATACCATTCAAAATATGTTGTTATACCTGCAGCATTATTGGGCAGAGCAGGGCTGTGCTGTATTGCAAGCTTATGATCTTCCAATGGGCGCTGGTACTTTTCATCCAGCAACTTTTTTGAGGGTGCTGGGTCCACAACCATGGCGATGCGCTTATGTGCAGCCGTGTCGGCGCCCGTCTGACGGTCGCTACGGCGACAATCCGAACCGCTTGCAACACTACTATCAATTTCAGGTGGTCTTAAAGCCTTCGCCGTCTGACATACAACAGTTATATCTGGACTCTTTAACTGCTTTAGGCATTGACACCGAGCGAGACGACATTCGTTTTGTAGAAGATAACTGGGCATCACCTACGCTGAGGGCATGGGGCCTTGGCTGGGAGGTGTGGCTAAACGGCATGGAGATAGGACAATTTACTTATTTTCAGCAGGTCGGCGGTATAGAGTGCAAGCCGGTTGCCGGTGAGATTACTTACGGGGTCGAGCGTCTGGCTATGAGTCTACAGCAAGTTGATAATACTTTTAGTTTGTGCTGGTCGGATCAGGTCGACCCACCGCTCTATTATCGCGATCTATTTCATCAAAACGAAACACAACAATCAGCGTATAATTTTGACCAGGCAAATGTTGCCGAATTAAAGCAACAGTTTGACGAGAAAGAGCGAGCGTGTTTAGATCTGCTTGACAAAGGATTAACATTACCGGCCTATGATCAAGTGGTTATGGCATCTCATATTTTTAATCTACTTGATGCGCGAAGAGCGGTTTCGGTAACCGAAAGACAGCGTTATATATTGAAAGTCGGCAAACTTGCACAGCGTATTGCAAAACACATAAGCATCAGTGAGCATAACGACGATTAG